In a genomic window of Dehalococcoidia bacterium:
- a CDS encoding protoglobin domain-containing protein: MTGTAIPGYTYGTPAVAKSPITLKEFDDLKKAVMFTEEDERYLRMAGQVLADQIEQVLDLWYGFVASHPHLVYYFTGPDGKPLPDYLGAVRKRFGQWILDTCNRKYDQAWLDYQHEIGLRHHRTKKNQTDKVQSVPHIPLRYLIAFIYPITATIRPFLAKKGHPPEVVDKMHQAWFKSVVLQVALWSHPYAKPGDH, from the coding sequence ATGACCGGCACGGCTATCCCCGGCTATACCTACGGCACCCCCGCTGTGGCCAAGTCGCCCATCACCCTCAAGGAGTTTGACGACCTCAAAAAGGCCGTCATGTTCACCGAGGAGGACGAGCGCTACCTGCGCATGGCGGGGCAGGTGCTGGCCGACCAGATTGAGCAGGTGCTGGACCTGTGGTATGGCTTCGTGGCCTCCCATCCGCACCTCGTGTACTACTTCACCGGCCCCGATGGGAAGCCCCTGCCCGACTACCTGGGGGCGGTGCGCAAGCGCTTCGGCCAGTGGATCCTGGACACCTGCAACCGCAAGTATGACCAGGCCTGGCTGGACTACCAGCACGAAATCGGCCTGCGCCACCACCGCACCAAAAAGAACCAGACCGACAAGGTGCAGTCGGTGCCCCACATCCCCCTGCGGTACCTAATCGCCTTCATTTACCCCATCACCGCCACCATCCGCCCCTTCCTGGCCAAGAAGGGGCACCCGCCCGAGGTGGTGGACAAGATGCACCAGGCGTGGTTCAAATCGGTGGTGCTGCAGGTGGCCCTGTGGAGCCACCCCTACGCCAAGCCGGGCGACCATTAA